The Candidatus Delongbacteria bacterium genome has a window encoding:
- a CDS encoding methyltransferase domain-containing protein → MDVWKIKAKIYDLVRKNIILKYILNKENHGILNLFFLIDQDNSSFKFCEIGCGTGNINTLLGIQKFYLQVDSSLEMLKNNHRKDYLLNGDCLKLPLKEKLFDVTICVGLMEYIKNLTDFFGSVSYITKCGGYIIVTSSPLNIFNLSRNLTGNKIFFHTNDNIIKIAKTHELELISLTKPIFSQVQFLFKRKG, encoded by the coding sequence ATGGATGTTTGGAAAATTAAGGCTAAAATCTACGACTTAGTAAGAAAAAATATTATTTTAAAGTATATCCTCAATAAAGAAAACCATGGTATACTAAATTTATTTTTTTTAATAGATCAGGATAATTCTTCTTTTAAGTTTTGTGAGATTGGATGTGGAACTGGAAACATCAATACTCTTTTGGGGATCCAGAAATTTTATCTACAGGTTGACTCTAGTTTAGAGATGTTAAAAAACAATCATCGAAAGGATTATTTGCTTAATGGAGATTGTTTAAAACTTCCATTAAAAGAAAAATTATTTGATGTAACAATTTGTGTAGGGCTAATGGAGTACATCAAGAATTTAACTGATTTTTTTGGATCAGTGTCATATATAACAAAATGTGGAGGATACATCATCGTCACATCTTCTCCATTAAATATTTTCAATCTGAGTAGAAACTTAACCGGAAACAAAATTTTTTTTCATACAAACGATAATATTATAAAAATTGCTAAGACTCATGAGCTAGAACTTATTTCTTTGACAAAGCCTATTTTCAGTCAGGTTCAGTTTCTTTTCAAAAGAAAAGGCTAA
- a CDS encoding thiamine phosphate synthase — translation MKGNLKKTGKLLTYAITPDFEKKTISCLKKIKCDFLQLRNRNFEISSKLNLDDLEFSKNKTKLIINYHNLKDIIDFNFSKIDGVHYQRDTLKFRDYVKAFDFLSCHCEEDLILAESKGFMYVTISPIFPTKSHPECNKFIDPSKLKIWCKRYRSLKIFVLGGISKDNLLKIDAEYSGYAGISLFF, via the coding sequence ATGAAAGGCAATTTGAAAAAAACTGGTAAACTTCTTACATACGCTATAACTCCAGATTTTGAGAAGAAAACGATTAGCTGCTTAAAAAAAATTAAATGTGATTTTTTACAATTGCGAAATAGAAATTTCGAAATCTCATCAAAATTAAACTTAGATGATCTCGAATTTTCAAAGAACAAAACAAAGCTAATTATAAATTATCACAATTTGAAAGATATTATAGATTTTAATTTTTCAAAAATTGATGGAGTTCATTATCAGAGAGATACTCTCAAATTCAGAGATTATGTAAAAGCTTTTGATTTTCTTTCATGTCATTGTGAAGAAGACTTAATTTTAGCTGAGAGCAAAGGCTTTATGTACGTCACAATTTCACCAATTTTCCCAACAAAATCGCACCCCGAATGTAATAAGTTTATTGATCCTTCAAAGTTAAAAATATGGTGTAAGAGGTATCGTTCTCTAAAAATCTTTGTTCTAGGAGGAATATCAAAGGATAACCTGCTAAAAATTGATGCAGAGTATTCTGGTTATGCTGGGATTAGCCTTTTCTTTTGA
- a CDS encoding tetratricopeptide repeat protein, giving the protein METSKLEKRMEILKTADEIGIPKTAELYGISQRTITNWKKNFREFGEEGLKNKSKRHQNHPNKMPESDLKKILNYKKRNPEVSLQEIKENLKLPYSLSTIHKKINSQSDKNKNCKQLSSKFFQEFYIYTKQISIHKGSGLPEYQLSILEKSTGATFIAFSMEKNNHSLCLFLDYFINYLLSYEFNLSNITFYAKKSVIQQNPYVKNFIQKKYDVTFKFYDDDSKNEFQSISLFDLLKDDLYTKCSIKNNEDLTINAFSYMMYYNCKIMKDTISCIKPQKNIKPAKMVMYHAAPILIDNHMDVLMNGEKWNFEGNNQLIEKAILNLEKIGDEANRNYDNGKALDIYNNLILSLKIRKDVCMEIRVLANKCQIFDRIGEWDKVEFLLQKTLKLAEQEKFSCQIIKINSLLGNYFLKTGKPDKAKHYILKQLKVSDEIECKESLLSSKLNLGKIYLYTGDYEEALAEYDFVVKNKCDKTLTLTIEALGNMGNIYSSLGDFDKAEEYYKKAYSLAINNNMTDKNSWIFDLMGINYLNRKDYSNSILYLNKAIAIEEKRGNKYDLMKYINNLGNVYFMMGTFDKALEYLRTSMEISETLGDVYTRSISYANLSEVYIELKKFKIAEKYIRTSIELANRMKNRFLICHYYGIRAKLCKSQKNFGCARNFCSKGMKIAKDIGAKLDIEMFDNILNDISINGNIDFI; this is encoded by the coding sequence ATGGAAACCTCAAAATTAGAAAAAAGAATGGAAATATTAAAAACTGCGGATGAAATTGGGATTCCAAAAACCGCTGAATTATATGGTATAAGCCAAAGAACAATTACAAACTGGAAAAAAAATTTTCGAGAATTTGGTGAGGAAGGTTTAAAGAATAAATCTAAGAGACATCAGAATCATCCCAATAAGATGCCCGAAAGTGATCTAAAAAAAATATTAAATTATAAAAAAAGAAATCCTGAGGTTTCGCTACAGGAAATAAAAGAGAATTTAAAATTGCCATACAGTCTTTCCACTATACATAAAAAAATAAATTCACAGTCTGATAAAAATAAAAACTGCAAACAATTATCCAGCAAATTCTTTCAAGAATTTTATATATACACAAAGCAGATATCAATTCATAAGGGTTCTGGACTTCCTGAATATCAACTTTCAATTCTTGAAAAAAGTACTGGTGCAACTTTTATAGCTTTTTCTATGGAAAAAAACAATCATTCCCTATGTTTATTTTTAGATTATTTTATAAATTATTTGTTATCCTATGAGTTTAATCTTTCAAACATTACATTTTACGCAAAAAAATCTGTAATCCAGCAAAATCCTTATGTAAAAAATTTTATCCAAAAAAAATATGATGTAACCTTTAAATTTTACGATGATGACAGTAAGAATGAATTTCAATCAATCTCACTTTTCGATCTTTTGAAGGATGATTTATATACCAAGTGTAGTATTAAAAACAATGAAGATCTAACTATAAATGCTTTTTCATACATGATGTACTACAATTGTAAAATAATGAAAGATACCATAAGCTGTATTAAACCTCAAAAAAACATCAAACCTGCAAAAATGGTTATGTATCATGCTGCACCAATTTTGATTGATAATCATATGGATGTTTTAATGAACGGTGAGAAATGGAATTTTGAAGGAAATAATCAGCTTATTGAGAAAGCAATTCTCAATCTTGAAAAAATTGGAGATGAAGCTAATAGGAACTATGATAATGGTAAAGCCCTAGATATTTACAACAATCTTATTTTAAGCTTAAAGATAAGAAAAGATGTCTGCATGGAAATAAGAGTTCTTGCTAACAAATGTCAAATTTTTGATCGAATTGGAGAGTGGGATAAAGTAGAATTTCTACTGCAAAAGACTTTGAAACTTGCAGAACAAGAAAAGTTTTCATGCCAAATAATAAAAATTAATAGTTTACTTGGAAACTATTTTTTAAAGACAGGTAAACCAGATAAAGCCAAACATTATATTCTAAAGCAACTAAAAGTCTCCGATGAGATTGAGTGTAAAGAGTCACTACTATCTTCTAAGTTGAACTTAGGTAAAATTTACCTTTATACTGGAGACTATGAGGAGGCATTGGCTGAATATGACTTTGTTGTAAAAAATAAATGTGATAAGACTCTAACTCTTACAATTGAAGCTTTAGGCAATATGGGAAATATTTACTCAAGTCTTGGGGATTTTGATAAGGCTGAAGAGTATTATAAAAAAGCATATAGTTTAGCTATTAACAATAACATGACTGATAAAAATTCATGGATTTTTGATTTGATGGGCATTAACTATCTAAATCGTAAGGATTACAGCAATTCTATTTTATACCTTAACAAAGCTATTGCTATTGAAGAGAAAAGAGGAAATAAATACGATTTAATGAAATATATTAATAATCTTGGAAATGTTTACTTTATGATGGGAACTTTTGATAAAGCTCTTGAATATTTAAGAACATCAATGGAAATAAGCGAAACACTTGGTGATGTTTATACAAGATCTATAAGTTATGCAAATCTGAGTGAAGTATATATTGAATTAAAGAAGTTTAAGATAGCTGAAAAATATATTCGCACATCTATAGAGCTTGCCAATAGAATGAAAAACAGGTTTTTAATCTGTCACTATTATGGAATCAGAGCCAAACTCTGCAAGAGCCAG